One region of Pseudomonas alvandae genomic DNA includes:
- a CDS encoding ABC transporter ATP-binding protein produces the protein MATSPWSSWRHCSAAGWSGRPVPDDLPNVNASAPAPIDRLSWAEIRRLALKHKKALWIANGVAVLATLCSVPIPLLLPLLVDEVLLGHGDAALKIMNLALPTAWQSAAGYIGLMLLVTLTLRCCALVFNVLQARLFASLAKDIVYRIRVRLIERLKRISLKEYESLGSGTVTTHLVTDLDTLDKFVGETLSRFLVAMLTLVGTASILMWMHWKLALLILLFNPLVIYATVQLGKRVKHLKKLENDSTSRFTQALTETLDAIQEVRAGNRQGFFLGRLGMHAREVRDYAVNSQWKTDASNRASGLLFQFGIDIFRAAAMLTVLFSDLSIGQMLAVFSYLWFMIGPVEQLLNLQYAFYAAGGALNRINELLARADEPQYSGGVDPFTGRDTVGIDIQGLSFGYGEERVLNRLNLSISPGEKVAIVGASGGGKSTLVQLLLGLYTPQAGSIRFGGATQQEIGLETIRENVAVVLQHPALFNDTVRANLAMGRDCSDEACWRALEIAQLDATVRALPAGLESVVGRSGVRLSGGQRQRLAIARMILADPRVVILDEATSALDAATEYNLHQALARFLSGRTTLIIAHRLSAVKQADRVLVFDAGQIAEDGDHQQLIADGGLYARLYGHLQRH, from the coding sequence ATGGCTACCAGCCCCTGGAGCAGTTGGCGCCATTGCTCGGCCGCTGGCTGGAGCGGGCGACCTGTGCCTGATGACCTGCCCAACGTCAACGCGTCGGCCCCGGCGCCTATTGATCGGTTGAGCTGGGCAGAAATCCGTCGCCTGGCCCTCAAACATAAAAAAGCCTTGTGGATCGCCAACGGCGTGGCCGTGCTGGCCACCTTGTGCAGCGTGCCCATCCCGTTGCTGCTGCCGCTGTTGGTGGATGAGGTGCTGTTGGGCCACGGCGATGCGGCGTTGAAGATCATGAACCTCGCCTTGCCAACGGCTTGGCAGAGCGCGGCCGGTTATATAGGACTGATGCTGTTGGTCACCCTGACGCTGCGCTGCTGCGCCTTGGTGTTCAACGTGTTGCAGGCGCGCCTGTTCGCCAGCCTGGCCAAGGACATCGTCTATCGCATCCGTGTCCGGCTGATCGAACGCCTGAAGCGAATTTCATTGAAGGAATACGAAAGCCTGGGCAGCGGTACCGTGACCACGCACCTGGTCACCGACCTCGACACCCTCGACAAGTTTGTTGGCGAAACCCTTAGCCGCTTCCTGGTCGCCATGCTGACACTGGTGGGCACTGCCAGCATCCTGATGTGGATGCACTGGAAGCTGGCACTGCTGATCCTGTTGTTCAACCCGCTGGTGATCTACGCCACGGTGCAGTTGGGCAAACGGGTGAAGCACCTGAAAAAACTGGAAAACGACAGCACCTCGCGCTTCACCCAGGCCTTGACCGAGACACTGGATGCGATACAGGAAGTGCGCGCCGGCAATCGCCAGGGTTTTTTCCTCGGGCGGCTGGGGATGCACGCCAGGGAAGTGCGCGATTACGCGGTGAACTCGCAGTGGAAAACCGACGCCTCGAACCGTGCCAGCGGTCTACTGTTCCAGTTCGGCATCGATATATTTCGCGCCGCGGCCATGCTCACCGTGCTGTTTTCCGACCTGTCCATTGGGCAGATGCTGGCGGTGTTCAGCTACTTATGGTTCATGATCGGCCCGGTCGAGCAATTGCTGAACCTGCAATACGCCTTTTACGCGGCGGGCGGAGCCTTGAACCGTATCAACGAACTGCTGGCCCGGGCGGATGAGCCGCAGTACAGCGGCGGCGTCGACCCGTTCACGGGGCGCGACACCGTAGGCATCGATATTCAAGGGCTCTCGTTCGGCTACGGTGAGGAGAGGGTTCTCAACCGATTGAACCTGTCCATTTCGCCGGGTGAGAAGGTCGCTATCGTGGGTGCCAGCGGTGGCGGTAAAAGCACATTGGTGCAATTGCTGTTGGGCCTCTACACACCCCAGGCCGGCAGCATCCGGTTTGGTGGCGCGACGCAGCAGGAAATTGGCCTCGAAACCATCCGCGAAAACGTCGCGGTGGTGCTCCAGCACCCCGCGTTGTTCAACGACACGGTGCGGGCCAACCTCGCCATGGGCCGCGACTGCAGCGACGAGGCCTGTTGGCGGGCATTGGAAATTGCCCAGCTCGACGCCACGGTGCGAGCGCTTCCCGCAGGTTTGGAGAGCGTTGTCGGACGTTCCGGCGTCAGGCTTTCGGGCGGGCAGCGCCAACGCCTGGCGATCGCTCGCATGATATTGGCCGATCCACGGGTGGTGATCCTCGACGAAGCCACGTCCGCCCTGGACGCGGCCACCGAATACAACCTTCACCAGGCATTGGCGCGGTTCTTGAGTGGGCGTACGACGCTGATCATTGCCCACAGGTTATCCGCGGTGAAACAGGCGGACCGGGTGCTGGTGTTCGATGCCGGGCAAATTGCCGAGGATGGTGACCACCAGCAACTGATCGCCGATGGTGGTTTGTACGCCAGGCTTTATGGGCATTTGCAGCGGCATTAA
- a CDS encoding DsbA family protein has product MCSWCWGFAPVAQALVEQAQAAGVELHLVVGGLRTGSGSALEPTTRRYILEHWQAVTQATGQPFNFEGALPDGFVYDTEPACRALVTARSLAPDLAWKLVKLIQQAFYVEGRDVTRASILVELAEQAGLPRIEFAAAFDRADQHAATAADFTWVQDLGIAGFPTLLAERDGQLALLTNGYQPLEQLAPLLGRWLERATCA; this is encoded by the coding sequence ATGTGTTCCTGGTGCTGGGGCTTCGCTCCGGTGGCGCAGGCATTGGTCGAGCAGGCGCAGGCCGCAGGCGTGGAGTTGCACCTGGTGGTGGGCGGCTTGCGCACCGGCAGCGGCTCGGCCCTGGAGCCGACGACCCGGCGCTACATTCTTGAACATTGGCAGGCGGTCACCCAGGCCACCGGCCAGCCGTTCAACTTTGAAGGGGCATTACCCGATGGTTTTGTCTACGACACCGAGCCTGCTTGCCGGGCGTTGGTGACGGCTCGCAGCCTGGCGCCGGACCTGGCCTGGAAACTGGTGAAGCTGATCCAGCAGGCGTTTTACGTCGAAGGTCGCGACGTGACCCGCGCCAGCATCCTGGTCGAGTTGGCCGAACAGGCCGGGCTGCCGCGGATCGAGTTCGCGGCTGCATTCGACCGTGCCGACCAACACGCTGCCACCGCTGCGGATTTCACCTGGGTACAAGACCTTGGCATCGCTGGCTTCCCCACGCTGCTGGCCGAACGTGACGGGCAATTGGCCCTGCTGACCAATGGCTACCAGCCCCTGGAGCAGTTGGCGCCATTGCTCGGCCGCTGGCTGGAGCGGGCGACCTGTGCCTGA
- the trhO gene encoding oxygen-dependent tRNA uridine(34) hydroxylase TrhO yields MTPPIVVAALYKFVTLEDYVELREPLLKAMLDNGIKGTLLIAEEGINGTVSGTREGIDGLMAWLKNDPRMDDIDHKESYCDEQPFYRTKVKLKKEIVTLGVEGVDPNKRVGTYVEPQDWNALISDPEVLLIDTRNDYEVSIGTFEGAVDPKTASFREFPEYIKANFDPSRHKKVAMFCTGGIRCEKASSYMLGEGFEEVYHLKGGILKYLEEVPQEETKWRGDCFVFDNRVTVRHDLSEGDYDQCHACRTPVSVEDRASEHYVPGISCPHCWDKLSEKTRRSAIDRQKQIELAKARNMPHPIGYNYKQSSSEA; encoded by the coding sequence ATGACACCACCCATTGTCGTGGCGGCACTGTATAAGTTCGTCACCCTGGAAGATTACGTCGAGCTACGCGAGCCCCTGCTCAAGGCGATGCTCGACAACGGCATCAAAGGCACGCTGCTGATCGCCGAAGAAGGCATCAACGGCACCGTTTCCGGCACCCGCGAGGGGATCGACGGGTTGATGGCCTGGCTCAAGAACGATCCGCGCATGGACGACATCGACCACAAAGAGTCGTACTGCGACGAGCAGCCGTTCTACCGCACCAAGGTCAAGCTCAAGAAAGAGATCGTCACCCTCGGCGTGGAAGGGGTGGACCCGAACAAGCGGGTTGGCACCTATGTCGAGCCGCAGGACTGGAACGCGCTGATCAGCGATCCGGAAGTGTTGTTGATCGATACCCGCAATGACTACGAAGTGTCCATCGGCACTTTCGAAGGCGCCGTCGATCCCAAGACCGCCAGCTTTCGTGAATTCCCCGAGTACATCAAAGCCAACTTCGACCCGAGCCGGCACAAGAAGGTCGCGATGTTCTGCACCGGCGGCATTCGCTGTGAAAAGGCCTCGAGCTACATGCTCGGTGAAGGTTTCGAAGAGGTCTATCACCTCAAGGGCGGCATCCTGAAATACCTCGAAGAGGTGCCCCAGGAAGAAACCAAATGGCGCGGCGACTGCTTTGTATTCGATAACCGCGTGACTGTGCGCCACGACCTCAGCGAAGGCGACTACGATCAATGTCATGCGTGCCGCACGCCGGTAAGCGTTGAAGATCGCGCTTCGGAGCACTACGTGCCGGGCATCAGCTGCCCGCATTGCTGGGACAAGCTGAGCGAGAAGACCCGTCGCAGCGCCATCGACCGGCAAAAGCAGATCGAGCTGGCCAAGGCTCGCAACATGCCTCACCCGATCGGCTACAACTACAAGCAATCATCCTCCGAGGCTTAA
- a CDS encoding BolA family protein: protein MSMQQRIESTLGLLQPEHLQVLDESHMHSRGLQTHFKAVVVSRQFEGLNRVKRHQKVYGTLGELMGEFHALALHTYTPEEWAQTAAAPASPTCAGGSKH from the coding sequence ATGAGCATGCAACAACGCATTGAATCGACCCTCGGGCTCTTGCAGCCCGAGCACCTGCAAGTGCTGGACGAGAGCCATATGCACAGCCGTGGGCTGCAAACCCATTTCAAGGCGGTGGTGGTCAGCCGGCAGTTCGAAGGCCTCAATCGGGTCAAGCGTCACCAGAAGGTCTACGGCACGCTGGGCGAGCTGATGGGCGAATTCCACGCGCTGGCGCTGCACACCTACACGCCTGAAGAGTGGGCACAGACCGCCGCGGCCCCGGCTTCGCCGACCTGTGCGGGTGGTAGCAAGCACTGA
- a CDS encoding DUF2059 domain-containing protein translates to MTRLRAICTAVALVCASGPVLADTASHNASAEAFLTLAHADKLGTPVYMQVQQMFAQRFEQTKAPESKKATLETYQAKANAALDQAIGWNKLKPDMVKLYTSNFSESELKDLVSFYQSPLGKKVLEKMPQLTQQSAQLTQAKLESAVPVVNKLLADMTAELEPKAAAPAKKKP, encoded by the coding sequence ATGACCCGTCTTCGTGCCATCTGTACCGCAGTTGCTCTGGTGTGTGCCAGCGGCCCTGTCCTCGCCGATACCGCCAGCCACAACGCCAGTGCCGAAGCGTTCCTGACCCTGGCGCACGCCGACAAGCTGGGTACCCCGGTGTACATGCAAGTGCAGCAGATGTTTGCCCAGCGCTTCGAGCAGACCAAGGCTCCGGAATCGAAAAAAGCCACCCTCGAGACTTACCAGGCCAAGGCCAACGCCGCGCTGGACCAGGCCATCGGCTGGAACAAGCTCAAGCCGGACATGGTCAAGCTCTACACCAGCAACTTCAGCGAGTCGGAGCTCAAGGACCTGGTGTCCTTCTATCAGTCTCCCCTGGGCAAGAAAGTCCTGGAAAAAATGCCACAGCTGACCCAGCAGTCGGCGCAACTGACCCAGGCCAAGCTTGAAAGCGCCGTACCGGTGGTCAACAAGCTGCTGGCGGACATGACCGCCGAGCTCGAACCAAAAGCCGCCGCGCCGGCCAAGAAAAAGCCCTGA
- a CDS encoding class II fumarate hydratase — MSRIETDSLGQVEVPDEAYWGAQTQRSMINFAIGNERMPLSVLHALALVKKAAARVNDRNGDLPADIARLIEQAADEVLAGQHDDQFPLVVWQTGSGTQSNMNVNEVIAGRANELAGNPRGGKSPVHPNDHVNRSQSSNDCFPTAMHIAAAQAVYQQLLPAISELSGGLAELAARHMKLVKTGRTHMMDATPITFGQELSAFIAQLDYAERAIRAALPAVCELAQGGTAVGTGLNSPHGFGEAIAAELAALSGLPFVTAPNKFAALAGHEPLTTLSGALKTLAVTLMKIANDLRLLGSGPRAGFAEVKLPANEPGSSIMPGKVNPTQCEALSMLACQVLGNDVAIGFAASQGHLQLNVFKPVIIHNLLQSIRLLADGCSNFQQHCIAGLEPDAEQMAAHLERGLMLVTALNPHIGYDKSAEIAKKAYSEGLTLREAALQLGYLTDEEFEAWVRPENMLEAGGQG; from the coding sequence ATGAGCCGTATCGAAACCGACAGCCTTGGCCAGGTTGAAGTCCCGGATGAGGCCTATTGGGGCGCCCAGACACAGCGCTCCATGATCAACTTTGCCATCGGCAACGAACGCATGCCGCTGTCGGTGCTGCACGCCCTGGCACTGGTCAAGAAGGCCGCCGCGCGGGTCAATGACCGCAACGGTGACCTGCCCGCCGACATCGCCCGCCTGATCGAACAGGCCGCCGATGAAGTGCTGGCCGGCCAGCATGACGACCAGTTTCCCCTGGTGGTCTGGCAGACCGGCAGCGGGACCCAGAGCAACATGAACGTCAACGAGGTGATTGCCGGGCGCGCCAATGAGCTGGCGGGCAATCCTCGCGGCGGCAAGAGCCCGGTGCATCCCAACGATCACGTCAACCGGTCCCAGAGCTCCAACGACTGTTTCCCCACCGCCATGCACATCGCCGCCGCCCAGGCTGTGTACCAGCAGTTGCTGCCGGCCATCAGCGAATTGTCCGGCGGCCTCGCGGAACTGGCGGCGCGCCACATGAAACTGGTCAAGACCGGCCGCACCCACATGATGGACGCCACGCCGATCACCTTCGGCCAGGAACTGTCCGCCTTCATAGCGCAACTCGACTACGCCGAACGGGCGATTCGCGCAGCCTTGCCAGCCGTCTGCGAGCTGGCCCAGGGCGGCACGGCGGTGGGCACCGGGCTCAATTCGCCCCATGGTTTTGGCGAAGCGATTGCCGCTGAATTGGCGGCGCTGTCCGGCTTGCCCTTCGTCACCGCGCCGAACAAATTCGCTGCCCTGGCCGGGCATGAGCCGCTGACCACGTTGTCTGGCGCGTTGAAAACCCTGGCCGTGACGCTGATGAAAATCGCCAACGACCTGCGCCTGTTGGGTTCCGGGCCCCGCGCCGGTTTTGCCGAAGTGAAACTGCCGGCCAACGAACCGGGCAGTTCCATCATGCCCGGCAAGGTCAACCCGACCCAGTGCGAGGCCTTGTCGATGCTGGCCTGCCAGGTACTGGGCAACGACGTGGCCATCGGTTTTGCCGCCAGCCAGGGCCACTTGCAATTGAACGTGTTCAAGCCGGTGATCATCCACAACCTGCTGCAATCGATCCGCCTGCTGGCCGATGGCTGCAGCAACTTCCAGCAGCACTGCATCGCCGGCCTCGAACCGGACGCCGAGCAGATGGCGGCGCATCTGGAACGTGGGTTGATGCTGGTGACGGCGCTGAATCCGCACATCGGCTACGACAAATCGGCGGAAATCGCCAAGAAGGCCTACAGCGAAGGGCTGACCCTACGGGAGGCTGCGTTGCAGTTGGGGTACCTCACCGATGAGGAGTTCGAGGCCTGGGTCCGGCCGGAAAACATGCTGGAGGCTGGCGGGCAGGGCTGA
- a CDS encoding DMT family transporter, with amino-acid sequence MHISSGRWVYGLFLALLTALLWGILPIKLKQVLQVMDPVTVTWFRLIVSGSLLFVYLAATRRLPSRKVLGPQGGWLVGMAVLGLVGNYVLYLMGLNRLSPGTAQLVVQMGPIMLLVASLFVFKERFSVGQGIGLLVLLIGFALFFNQRLTELLTSLSDYTAGVLLVLLASTVWTFYALGQKQLLTVWNSLQVMMVIYLFCALLLTPWVHPLEALQLSPLQGWLLLACCLNTLIAYGAFAEALAHWEASRVSATLAITPLVTFAAVAMAAWWWPDYVHAEQINLLGYGGAVLVVLGSALVALGPSLIAGLRARRERLAVSR; translated from the coding sequence ATGCACATTTCGTCCGGTCGCTGGGTCTACGGGCTGTTCCTTGCCTTGTTGACTGCCCTGTTGTGGGGAATCCTGCCGATCAAGCTCAAGCAAGTGCTGCAGGTGATGGACCCGGTGACGGTGACCTGGTTTCGACTGATAGTGTCCGGCAGCCTGCTCTTCGTCTATCTGGCGGCCACCCGGCGCTTGCCCAGCCGCAAGGTGCTCGGGCCCCAGGGTGGTTGGCTGGTGGGGATGGCGGTGTTGGGGCTGGTGGGTAACTACGTGCTGTACCTGATGGGCTTGAATCGCTTGAGTCCCGGCACCGCGCAACTGGTGGTGCAGATGGGGCCGATCATGTTGCTCGTTGCCAGCCTGTTTGTGTTCAAGGAGCGTTTCAGCGTGGGGCAGGGCATCGGCTTGCTGGTGCTGCTGATCGGTTTCGCGCTGTTCTTCAACCAGCGCCTTACCGAGTTGCTGACCTCCCTGAGCGACTACACCGCGGGCGTCTTGCTGGTGCTGCTGGCCTCGACCGTCTGGACGTTCTACGCCCTCGGCCAGAAGCAACTGTTGACGGTATGGAATTCGTTGCAGGTGATGATGGTGATCTACCTGTTCTGTGCGCTATTGCTGACGCCTTGGGTCCATCCGCTGGAGGCGTTGCAACTGAGTCCCCTGCAAGGCTGGTTGTTGCTCGCTTGCTGCCTCAATACCTTGATTGCCTATGGCGCGTTTGCCGAGGCGCTGGCCCATTGGGAAGCTTCGCGGGTCAGCGCGACCCTGGCGATCACGCCGCTGGTGACCTTCGCCGCCGTGGCGATGGCGGCCTGGTGGTGGCCCGATTATGTTCATGCCGAACAGATCAACCTGCTGGGGTATGGCGGGGCGGTGCTGGTGGTGCTGGGATCGGCGCTGGTTGCATTGGGCCCATCGCTCATCGCCGGGCTCAGGGCCCGGCGGGAGCGTTTGGCTGTCAGCCGCTAG
- a CDS encoding thiolase family protein, with amino-acid sequence MREVVIVDSVRTGLAKSFRGKFNMTRPDDMAAHCVNALLARNDIDPASVEDCIVGAGSNEGAQGFNIGRNVAVLSQLGIGTAGMTLNRFCSSGLQAIAIAANQIASGCSEIIVAGGVESISLTMKSVNTDNLINPLLKEQVPGIYFPMGQTAEIVARRYQVSREEQDRYALQSQQRTARAQAEGLFNDEIVPMKVKYRVEDKHTGAVQILDGVVDRDDCNRPDTTYESLAGLKPVFAEDGSVTAGNSSQLSDGASMTLVMSLEKALALRLKPKAFFRGFTVAGCEPDEMGIGPVFSVPRLLKAKGLQIGDIDLWELNEAFASQCLYSRNRLEIDNEKYNVNGGSISIGHPFGMTGSRQVGHLVRELQRRNLRYGVVTMCVGGGMGATGLFEAVR; translated from the coding sequence ATGCGTGAAGTGGTGATCGTCGACAGCGTACGGACCGGATTGGCCAAGTCCTTTCGCGGCAAGTTCAACATGACCCGTCCGGACGACATGGCGGCGCATTGCGTCAACGCGTTGCTGGCGCGCAACGACATCGACCCGGCCAGCGTCGAGGACTGCATCGTCGGCGCCGGTTCCAACGAGGGTGCCCAAGGCTTCAACATCGGGCGTAACGTGGCGGTGCTCTCGCAACTGGGCATCGGCACGGCCGGGATGACCCTCAACCGTTTCTGTTCTTCGGGCTTGCAAGCCATCGCGATCGCCGCCAACCAGATCGCCTCGGGTTGCAGCGAGATCATCGTCGCCGGCGGCGTCGAATCCATCAGCCTGACCATGAAGAGTGTCAACACCGACAACCTGATCAACCCCCTCCTCAAGGAGCAGGTGCCGGGAATCTATTTCCCCATGGGCCAGACCGCCGAGATTGTCGCGCGCCGTTATCAGGTCAGCCGCGAGGAACAGGACCGCTACGCTTTGCAGAGCCAGCAGCGCACGGCCCGGGCCCAGGCCGAAGGGCTGTTCAACGATGAAATCGTGCCGATGAAGGTCAAGTATCGGGTCGAGGACAAGCACACCGGTGCCGTGCAGATCCTGGATGGCGTGGTCGACCGTGATGACTGCAACCGTCCCGATACCACCTACGAAAGCCTGGCCGGCTTGAAGCCAGTGTTCGCCGAAGACGGCTCGGTGACGGCGGGCAACTCTTCCCAACTGTCCGACGGCGCCTCGATGACGCTGGTGATGAGCCTGGAAAAAGCGCTGGCCCTGAGGCTCAAGCCCAAGGCGTTTTTCCGCGGCTTTACCGTGGCCGGTTGCGAGCCGGACGAGATGGGCATCGGCCCGGTGTTCTCGGTGCCGAGGCTGCTCAAGGCCAAGGGCCTGCAGATTGGCGACATCGATCTGTGGGAGCTCAACGAGGCGTTTGCCTCCCAGTGCCTCTACAGCCGCAATCGACTGGAAATCGACAATGAGAAATACAACGTCAACGGCGGCTCGATCTCCATCGGTCACCCGTTCGGCATGACCGGCTCTCGGCAAGTGGGGCATCTGGTGCGGGAACTGCAACGGCGCAACCTGCGCTATGGCGTGGTGACCATGTGCGTCGGCGGTGGGATGGGCGCGACGGGGTTGTTCGAGGCGGTTCGATAA
- the pap gene encoding polyphosphate:AMP phosphotransferase produces the protein MFESAEIGHVVDKETYEAEVPALREALLEAQFELHQQGRFPVIVLINGIEGAGKGETVKLLNEWMDPRLIEVRTFDQQTDEELARPPAWRYWRMLPAKGRMGIFFGNWYSQMLQGRVHGEFKDPRLDQAINGAERLEKMLCDEGALIFKFWFHLSKKQMKARLKSLKDDPLHSWRISPLDWQQSQTYDKFVKYGERVLRRTSRDYAPWHVIEGVDACYRSLAVGRILLEGLRQALDRPKVKAEKVNVAPLPALDDQVTLIDSLDMTLRLDKADYEEQLITEQARFAGLLRDKRMRRHALVAVFEGNDAAGKGGAIRRVAAALDPRQYSIVPIAAPTEEERAHPYMWRFWRHIPARGKFTMFDRSWYGRVLVERVEGFCSRADWLRAYGEINDFEEQLADAGVVVVKFWLAIDKQTQLERFQEREEIPFKRFKITEDDWRNRDKWDAYRSAVCDMVDRTSTEISPWTLVEANDKRWARVKVLRTLNEALEAAFERSARQARKKN, from the coding sequence ATGTTCGAATCCGCCGAAATCGGTCACGTCGTTGATAAAGAAACCTATGAGGCCGAAGTCCCGGCACTGCGAGAAGCGTTGCTCGAAGCGCAATTCGAGCTGCACCAGCAGGGTCGTTTTCCGGTCATCGTTCTGATCAACGGCATCGAAGGCGCGGGCAAGGGCGAGACGGTGAAGTTGCTCAACGAATGGATGGATCCGCGACTGATCGAAGTGCGTACGTTCGATCAGCAGACCGATGAAGAGCTGGCGCGGCCACCGGCCTGGCGTTATTGGCGGATGTTGCCGGCCAAGGGGCGCATGGGGATTTTCTTCGGTAACTGGTACAGCCAGATGTTGCAGGGGCGGGTGCACGGCGAGTTCAAAGACCCCCGGCTCGACCAGGCGATCAACGGTGCCGAGCGCCTGGAAAAAATGCTCTGCGATGAAGGCGCGCTGATTTTCAAGTTCTGGTTCCACCTGTCCAAGAAACAGATGAAGGCCCGTCTCAAGAGCCTCAAGGACGATCCGCTGCACAGTTGGCGCATCAGTCCGCTGGATTGGCAGCAGTCGCAGACCTACGACAAGTTCGTCAAGTACGGCGAGCGCGTTCTGCGCCGCACCAGTCGCGACTACGCGCCCTGGCACGTGATTGAAGGCGTCGATGCCTGTTACCGCAGCCTCGCGGTCGGGCGGATCTTGCTCGAAGGCCTGCGCCAAGCCTTGGATCGGCCGAAGGTCAAGGCAGAAAAAGTCAACGTGGCACCGTTGCCAGCGTTGGATGATCAAGTGACGTTGATCGACAGCCTGGATATGACGCTGCGCCTGGACAAGGCCGATTACGAGGAACAGCTGATCACCGAGCAGGCCCGGTTCGCTGGCCTGCTGCGGGACAAGCGCATGCGCCGGCATGCCTTGGTGGCGGTGTTCGAAGGCAACGATGCGGCGGGCAAGGGCGGGGCGATTCGCCGGGTCGCGGCGGCGCTCGATCCGCGTCAGTACAGCATCGTGCCGATTGCTGCGCCCACCGAGGAAGAACGTGCCCACCCCTACATGTGGCGGTTCTGGCGGCACATTCCGGCGCGGGGCAAATTCACCATGTTCGACCGCTCCTGGTACGGGCGGGTGTTGGTGGAGCGGGTCGAGGGCTTTTGCAGCCGTGCCGATTGGCTGCGGGCCTACGGTGAAATCAACGATTTCGAGGAACAGCTGGCCGACGCCGGCGTGGTGGTCGTGAAGTTCTGGTTGGCGATCGACAAGCAAACCCAATTGGAGCGCTTCCAGGAGCGCGAGGAAATCCCCTTCAAGCGCTTCAAGATCACCGAGGACGACTGGCGCAATCGGGACAAGTGGGACGCCTATCGCTCGGCGGTTTGCGACATGGTCGATCGCACCAGCACCGAAATTTCGCCTTGGACCTTGGTGGAAGCCAACGACAAGCGTTGGGCTCGGGTCAAGGTATTGCGAACGCTGAACGAGGCGCTGGAGGCCGCGTTCGAGCGTTCGGCCAGGCAAGCGCGGAAAAAGAACTAG